Proteins encoded within one genomic window of Odocoileus virginianus isolate 20LAN1187 ecotype Illinois chromosome 2, Ovbor_1.2, whole genome shotgun sequence:
- the SPOUT1 gene encoding putative methyltransferase C9orf114 homolog isoform X6, which yields MTKKLERQRAQEEQAKRQQEEEAAAQSEDQGRHYTLSVALPGSILDNAQSPELRTYLAGQIARACAIFCVDEIVVFDEEGQDANTVEGEFRGVGKKGQACVQLARILQYLECPQYLRKAFFPKHQDLQFAGLLNPLDSPHHMRQDEESEFREGVVVDRPTRPGQGSFVNCGMKKEVKIDKNLEPGLRVTVRLNQNQLPESKTCRGKVVSSQDPRTKAGLYWGYTVRLASCLSAVFAEAPFQDGYDLTIGTSERGSDVASAQLPNFRGWKLEWMPTPTWRWLNPASSSTCTSTPAPTRAAGPSAQRRPSSSPWLPCSLALPRQVPGPAEGSVGPRMAEKQQ from the exons ATGACAAAGAAACTGGAGCGACAGCGAGCGCAGGAGGAACAGGCAAAGCGCCAACAGGAGGAAGAGGCAGCTGCCCAGAGCGAGGATCAGG GGCGGCACTACACCCTGAGCGTGGCCCTGCCAGGCTCTATCCTGGACAATGCCCAGTCACCAGAGCTTCGCACCTACCTGGCCGGCCAGATAGCCAGAGCCTGCGCCATCTTCTGTGTGGATGAGATTGTGGTGTTCGATGAAGAAGGCCAAGATGCCAA CACTGTGGAGGGGGAATTCAGGGGAGTTGGCAAGAAGGGGCAGGCGTGCGTGCAGCTGGCCCGGATACTGCAGTACCTGGAGTGTCCACA GTACCTAAGAAAGGCCTTCTTCCCCAAGCATCAGGATCTGCAGTTTGCAG GGCTCCTGAACCCCTTGGACAGCCCTCACCACATGCGTCAGGATGAGGAGTCCGAGTTCCGAGAGGGCGTTGTGGTGGACCGGCCCACCCGGCCAGGCCAGGGCTCCTTTGTCAACTGTGGCATGAAGAAG GAGGTGAAGATTGACAAGAACTTGGAGCCTGGACTTCGGGTGACGGTGCGGCTCAACCAGAACCAGCTCCCAG AAAGCAAGACCTGCCGGGGGAAGGTCGTGTCGTCACAGGACCCTCGGACCAAAGCTGGTCTCTACTGGGGCTACACAGTCCGCCTGGCCTCCTGCCTCA GTGCTGTGTTTGCTGAGGCCCCCTTCCAGGACGGCTATGATCTGACCATCGGGACGTCAGAGCGAGGCTCAGATGTGGCCTCCGCCCAGCTTCCCAACTTCAG GGGCTGGAAGCTGGAGTGGATGCCGACCCCAACCTGGAGGTGGCTGAACCCAGCGTCCTCTTCGACCTGTACGTCAACACCTGCCCCAACCAGGGCAGCCGGACCATCCGCACAGAG GAGGCCATCCTCATCTCCCTGGCTGCCCTGCAGCCTGGCCTTACCCAGGCAGGTGCCCGGCCCAGCTGAAGGTTCTGTGGGGCCCAGGATGGCAGAAAAGCAGCAATGA
- the SPOUT1 gene encoding putative methyltransferase C9orf114 homolog isoform X5 yields the protein MAERARKRPCGPGEHGQRVEWRKWKQQKKEEKKKWKDLKMTKKLERQRAQEEQAKRQQEEEAAAQSEDQGRHYTLSVALPGSILDNAQSPELRTYLAGQIARACAIFCVDEIVVFDEEGQDANTVEGEFRGVGKKGQACVQLARILQYLECPQYLRKAFFPKHQDLQFAGLLNPLDSPHHMRQDEESEFREGVVVDRPTRPGQGSFVNCGMKKEVKIDKNLEPGLRVTVRLNQNQLPESKTCRGKVVSSQDPRTKAGLYWGYTVRLASCLSAVFAEAPFQDGYDLTIGTSERGSDVASAQLPNFRHALVVFGGLQGLEAGVDADPNLEVAEPSVLFDLYVNTCPNQGSRTIRTEEAILISLAALQPGLTQAGARPS from the exons ATGGCGGAGCGCGCGAGGAAGCGGCCCTGTGGTCCG ggtgaaCATGGCCAAAGGGTGGAGTGGCGGAAGTGGAAGCAACAGA aaaaagaggagaaaaagaagtggaAGGATCTCAAGATGACAAAGAAACTGGAGCGACAGCGAGCGCAGGAGGAACAGGCAAAGCGCCAACAGGAGGAAGAGGCAGCTGCCCAGAGCGAGGATCAGG GGCGGCACTACACCCTGAGCGTGGCCCTGCCAGGCTCTATCCTGGACAATGCCCAGTCACCAGAGCTTCGCACCTACCTGGCCGGCCAGATAGCCAGAGCCTGCGCCATCTTCTGTGTGGATGAGATTGTGGTGTTCGATGAAGAAGGCCAAGATGCCAA CACTGTGGAGGGGGAATTCAGGGGAGTTGGCAAGAAGGGGCAGGCGTGCGTGCAGCTGGCCCGGATACTGCAGTACCTGGAGTGTCCACA GTACCTAAGAAAGGCCTTCTTCCCCAAGCATCAGGATCTGCAGTTTGCAG GGCTCCTGAACCCCTTGGACAGCCCTCACCACATGCGTCAGGATGAGGAGTCCGAGTTCCGAGAGGGCGTTGTGGTGGACCGGCCCACCCGGCCAGGCCAGGGCTCCTTTGTCAACTGTGGCATGAAGAAG GAGGTGAAGATTGACAAGAACTTGGAGCCTGGACTTCGGGTGACGGTGCGGCTCAACCAGAACCAGCTCCCAG AAAGCAAGACCTGCCGGGGGAAGGTCGTGTCGTCACAGGACCCTCGGACCAAAGCTGGTCTCTACTGGGGCTACACAGTCCGCCTGGCCTCCTGCCTCA GTGCTGTGTTTGCTGAGGCCCCCTTCCAGGACGGCTATGATCTGACCATCGGGACGTCAGAGCGAGGCTCAGATGTGGCCTCCGCCCAGCTTCCCAACTTCAG GCACGCTCTTGTGGTGTTTGGGGGCCTCCAGGGGCTGGAAGCTGGAGTGGATGCCGACCCCAACCTGGAGGTGGCTGAACCCAGCGTCCTCTTCGACCTGTACGTCAACACCTGCCCCAACCAGGGCAGCCGGACCATCCGCACAGAG GAGGCCATCCTCATCTCCCTGGCTGCCCTGCAGCCTGGCCTTACCCAGGCAGGTGCCCGGCCCAGCTGA
- the SPOUT1 gene encoding putative methyltransferase C9orf114 homolog isoform X3, translating to MLTVFQLWSQALGGEHGQRVEWRKWKQQKKEEKKKWKDLKMTKKLERQRAQEEQAKRQQEEEAAAQSEDQGRHYTLSVALPGSILDNAQSPELRTYLAGQIARACAIFCVDEIVVFDEEGQDANTVEGEFRGVGKKGQACVQLARILQYLECPQYLRKAFFPKHQDLQFAGLLNPLDSPHHMRQDEESEFREGVVVDRPTRPGQGSFVNCGMKKEVKIDKNLEPGLRVTVRLNQNQLPESKTCRGKVVSSQDPRTKAGLYWGYTVRLASCLSAVFAEAPFQDGYDLTIGTSERGSDVASAQLPNFRGWKLEWMPTPTWRWLNPASSSTCTSTPAPTRAAGPSAQRRPSSSPWLPCSLALPRQVPGPAEGSVGPRMAEKQQ from the exons ATGCTTACTGTGTTCCAGCTGTGGTCTCAGGCTCTGGGG ggtgaaCATGGCCAAAGGGTGGAGTGGCGGAAGTGGAAGCAACAGA aaaaagaggagaaaaagaagtggaAGGATCTCAAGATGACAAAGAAACTGGAGCGACAGCGAGCGCAGGAGGAACAGGCAAAGCGCCAACAGGAGGAAGAGGCAGCTGCCCAGAGCGAGGATCAGG GGCGGCACTACACCCTGAGCGTGGCCCTGCCAGGCTCTATCCTGGACAATGCCCAGTCACCAGAGCTTCGCACCTACCTGGCCGGCCAGATAGCCAGAGCCTGCGCCATCTTCTGTGTGGATGAGATTGTGGTGTTCGATGAAGAAGGCCAAGATGCCAA CACTGTGGAGGGGGAATTCAGGGGAGTTGGCAAGAAGGGGCAGGCGTGCGTGCAGCTGGCCCGGATACTGCAGTACCTGGAGTGTCCACA GTACCTAAGAAAGGCCTTCTTCCCCAAGCATCAGGATCTGCAGTTTGCAG GGCTCCTGAACCCCTTGGACAGCCCTCACCACATGCGTCAGGATGAGGAGTCCGAGTTCCGAGAGGGCGTTGTGGTGGACCGGCCCACCCGGCCAGGCCAGGGCTCCTTTGTCAACTGTGGCATGAAGAAG GAGGTGAAGATTGACAAGAACTTGGAGCCTGGACTTCGGGTGACGGTGCGGCTCAACCAGAACCAGCTCCCAG AAAGCAAGACCTGCCGGGGGAAGGTCGTGTCGTCACAGGACCCTCGGACCAAAGCTGGTCTCTACTGGGGCTACACAGTCCGCCTGGCCTCCTGCCTCA GTGCTGTGTTTGCTGAGGCCCCCTTCCAGGACGGCTATGATCTGACCATCGGGACGTCAGAGCGAGGCTCAGATGTGGCCTCCGCCCAGCTTCCCAACTTCAG GGGCTGGAAGCTGGAGTGGATGCCGACCCCAACCTGGAGGTGGCTGAACCCAGCGTCCTCTTCGACCTGTACGTCAACACCTGCCCCAACCAGGGCAGCCGGACCATCCGCACAGAG GAGGCCATCCTCATCTCCCTGGCTGCCCTGCAGCCTGGCCTTACCCAGGCAGGTGCCCGGCCCAGCTGAAGGTTCTGTGGGGCCCAGGATGGCAGAAAAGCAGCAATGA
- the SPOUT1 gene encoding putative methyltransferase C9orf114 homolog isoform X2 yields MAERARKRPCGPLWSQALGGEHGQRVEWRKWKQQKKEEKKKWKDLKMTKKLERQRAQEEQAKRQQEEEAAAQSEDQGRHYTLSVALPGSILDNAQSPELRTYLAGQIARACAIFCVDEIVVFDEEGQDANTVEGEFRGVGKKGQACVQLARILQYLECPQYLRKAFFPKHQDLQFAGLLNPLDSPHHMRQDEESEFREGVVVDRPTRPGQGSFVNCGMKKEVKIDKNLEPGLRVTVRLNQNQLPESKTCRGKVVSSQDPRTKAGLYWGYTVRLASCLSAVFAEAPFQDGYDLTIGTSERGSDVASAQLPNFRHALVVFGGLQGLEAGVDADPNLEVAEPSVLFDLYVNTCPNQGSRTIRTEEAILISLAALQPGLTQAGARPS; encoded by the exons ATGGCGGAGCGCGCGAGGAAGCGGCCCTGTGGTCCG CTGTGGTCTCAGGCTCTGGGG ggtgaaCATGGCCAAAGGGTGGAGTGGCGGAAGTGGAAGCAACAGA aaaaagaggagaaaaagaagtggaAGGATCTCAAGATGACAAAGAAACTGGAGCGACAGCGAGCGCAGGAGGAACAGGCAAAGCGCCAACAGGAGGAAGAGGCAGCTGCCCAGAGCGAGGATCAGG GGCGGCACTACACCCTGAGCGTGGCCCTGCCAGGCTCTATCCTGGACAATGCCCAGTCACCAGAGCTTCGCACCTACCTGGCCGGCCAGATAGCCAGAGCCTGCGCCATCTTCTGTGTGGATGAGATTGTGGTGTTCGATGAAGAAGGCCAAGATGCCAA CACTGTGGAGGGGGAATTCAGGGGAGTTGGCAAGAAGGGGCAGGCGTGCGTGCAGCTGGCCCGGATACTGCAGTACCTGGAGTGTCCACA GTACCTAAGAAAGGCCTTCTTCCCCAAGCATCAGGATCTGCAGTTTGCAG GGCTCCTGAACCCCTTGGACAGCCCTCACCACATGCGTCAGGATGAGGAGTCCGAGTTCCGAGAGGGCGTTGTGGTGGACCGGCCCACCCGGCCAGGCCAGGGCTCCTTTGTCAACTGTGGCATGAAGAAG GAGGTGAAGATTGACAAGAACTTGGAGCCTGGACTTCGGGTGACGGTGCGGCTCAACCAGAACCAGCTCCCAG AAAGCAAGACCTGCCGGGGGAAGGTCGTGTCGTCACAGGACCCTCGGACCAAAGCTGGTCTCTACTGGGGCTACACAGTCCGCCTGGCCTCCTGCCTCA GTGCTGTGTTTGCTGAGGCCCCCTTCCAGGACGGCTATGATCTGACCATCGGGACGTCAGAGCGAGGCTCAGATGTGGCCTCCGCCCAGCTTCCCAACTTCAG GCACGCTCTTGTGGTGTTTGGGGGCCTCCAGGGGCTGGAAGCTGGAGTGGATGCCGACCCCAACCTGGAGGTGGCTGAACCCAGCGTCCTCTTCGACCTGTACGTCAACACCTGCCCCAACCAGGGCAGCCGGACCATCCGCACAGAG GAGGCCATCCTCATCTCCCTGGCTGCCCTGCAGCCTGGCCTTACCCAGGCAGGTGCCCGGCCCAGCTGA
- the SPOUT1 gene encoding putative methyltransferase C9orf114 homolog isoform X4, whose translation MAERARKRPCGPGEHGQRVEWRKWKQQKKEEKKKWKDLKMTKKLERQRAQEEQAKRQQEEEAAAQSEDQGRHYTLSVALPGSILDNAQSPELRTYLAGQIARACAIFCVDEIVVFDEEGQDANTVEGEFRGVGKKGQACVQLARILQYLECPQYLRKAFFPKHQDLQFAGLLNPLDSPHHMRQDEESEFREGVVVDRPTRPGQGSFVNCGMKKEVKIDKNLEPGLRVTVRLNQNQLPESKTCRGKVVSSQDPRTKAGLYWGYTVRLASCLSAVFAEAPFQDGYDLTIGTSERGSDVASAQLPNFRGWKLEWMPTPTWRWLNPASSSTCTSTPAPTRAAGPSAQRRPSSSPWLPCSLALPRQVPGPAEGSVGPRMAEKQQ comes from the exons ATGGCGGAGCGCGCGAGGAAGCGGCCCTGTGGTCCG ggtgaaCATGGCCAAAGGGTGGAGTGGCGGAAGTGGAAGCAACAGA aaaaagaggagaaaaagaagtggaAGGATCTCAAGATGACAAAGAAACTGGAGCGACAGCGAGCGCAGGAGGAACAGGCAAAGCGCCAACAGGAGGAAGAGGCAGCTGCCCAGAGCGAGGATCAGG GGCGGCACTACACCCTGAGCGTGGCCCTGCCAGGCTCTATCCTGGACAATGCCCAGTCACCAGAGCTTCGCACCTACCTGGCCGGCCAGATAGCCAGAGCCTGCGCCATCTTCTGTGTGGATGAGATTGTGGTGTTCGATGAAGAAGGCCAAGATGCCAA CACTGTGGAGGGGGAATTCAGGGGAGTTGGCAAGAAGGGGCAGGCGTGCGTGCAGCTGGCCCGGATACTGCAGTACCTGGAGTGTCCACA GTACCTAAGAAAGGCCTTCTTCCCCAAGCATCAGGATCTGCAGTTTGCAG GGCTCCTGAACCCCTTGGACAGCCCTCACCACATGCGTCAGGATGAGGAGTCCGAGTTCCGAGAGGGCGTTGTGGTGGACCGGCCCACCCGGCCAGGCCAGGGCTCCTTTGTCAACTGTGGCATGAAGAAG GAGGTGAAGATTGACAAGAACTTGGAGCCTGGACTTCGGGTGACGGTGCGGCTCAACCAGAACCAGCTCCCAG AAAGCAAGACCTGCCGGGGGAAGGTCGTGTCGTCACAGGACCCTCGGACCAAAGCTGGTCTCTACTGGGGCTACACAGTCCGCCTGGCCTCCTGCCTCA GTGCTGTGTTTGCTGAGGCCCCCTTCCAGGACGGCTATGATCTGACCATCGGGACGTCAGAGCGAGGCTCAGATGTGGCCTCCGCCCAGCTTCCCAACTTCAG GGGCTGGAAGCTGGAGTGGATGCCGACCCCAACCTGGAGGTGGCTGAACCCAGCGTCCTCTTCGACCTGTACGTCAACACCTGCCCCAACCAGGGCAGCCGGACCATCCGCACAGAG GAGGCCATCCTCATCTCCCTGGCTGCCCTGCAGCCTGGCCTTACCCAGGCAGGTGCCCGGCCCAGCTGAAGGTTCTGTGGGGCCCAGGATGGCAGAAAAGCAGCAATGA
- the SPOUT1 gene encoding putative methyltransferase C9orf114 homolog isoform X1 — MAERARKRPCGPLWSQALGGEHGQRVEWRKWKQQKKEEKKKWKDLKMTKKLERQRAQEEQAKRQQEEEAAAQSEDQGRHYTLSVALPGSILDNAQSPELRTYLAGQIARACAIFCVDEIVVFDEEGQDANTVEGEFRGVGKKGQACVQLARILQYLECPQYLRKAFFPKHQDLQFAGLLNPLDSPHHMRQDEESEFREGVVVDRPTRPGQGSFVNCGMKKEVKIDKNLEPGLRVTVRLNQNQLPESKTCRGKVVSSQDPRTKAGLYWGYTVRLASCLSAVFAEAPFQDGYDLTIGTSERGSDVASAQLPNFRGWKLEWMPTPTWRWLNPASSSTCTSTPAPTRAAGPSAQRRPSSSPWLPCSLALPRQVPGPAEGSVGPRMAEKQQ; from the exons ATGGCGGAGCGCGCGAGGAAGCGGCCCTGTGGTCCG CTGTGGTCTCAGGCTCTGGGG ggtgaaCATGGCCAAAGGGTGGAGTGGCGGAAGTGGAAGCAACAGA aaaaagaggagaaaaagaagtggaAGGATCTCAAGATGACAAAGAAACTGGAGCGACAGCGAGCGCAGGAGGAACAGGCAAAGCGCCAACAGGAGGAAGAGGCAGCTGCCCAGAGCGAGGATCAGG GGCGGCACTACACCCTGAGCGTGGCCCTGCCAGGCTCTATCCTGGACAATGCCCAGTCACCAGAGCTTCGCACCTACCTGGCCGGCCAGATAGCCAGAGCCTGCGCCATCTTCTGTGTGGATGAGATTGTGGTGTTCGATGAAGAAGGCCAAGATGCCAA CACTGTGGAGGGGGAATTCAGGGGAGTTGGCAAGAAGGGGCAGGCGTGCGTGCAGCTGGCCCGGATACTGCAGTACCTGGAGTGTCCACA GTACCTAAGAAAGGCCTTCTTCCCCAAGCATCAGGATCTGCAGTTTGCAG GGCTCCTGAACCCCTTGGACAGCCCTCACCACATGCGTCAGGATGAGGAGTCCGAGTTCCGAGAGGGCGTTGTGGTGGACCGGCCCACCCGGCCAGGCCAGGGCTCCTTTGTCAACTGTGGCATGAAGAAG GAGGTGAAGATTGACAAGAACTTGGAGCCTGGACTTCGGGTGACGGTGCGGCTCAACCAGAACCAGCTCCCAG AAAGCAAGACCTGCCGGGGGAAGGTCGTGTCGTCACAGGACCCTCGGACCAAAGCTGGTCTCTACTGGGGCTACACAGTCCGCCTGGCCTCCTGCCTCA GTGCTGTGTTTGCTGAGGCCCCCTTCCAGGACGGCTATGATCTGACCATCGGGACGTCAGAGCGAGGCTCAGATGTGGCCTCCGCCCAGCTTCCCAACTTCAG GGGCTGGAAGCTGGAGTGGATGCCGACCCCAACCTGGAGGTGGCTGAACCCAGCGTCCTCTTCGACCTGTACGTCAACACCTGCCCCAACCAGGGCAGCCGGACCATCCGCACAGAG GAGGCCATCCTCATCTCCCTGGCTGCCCTGCAGCCTGGCCTTACCCAGGCAGGTGCCCGGCCCAGCTGAAGGTTCTGTGGGGCCCAGGATGGCAGAAAAGCAGCAATGA
- the ENDOG gene encoding endonuclease G, mitochondrial, which translates to MQFLRAGLTLALGAGLGAAAEGWRRQWADARATPGLLSRLPVLPVAAAAGLPAVPGAPAGGGPGELAKYGLPGVAQLKSRASYVLCYDPRTRGALWVVEQLRPEGLRGDGDRHSCDFHEDDSVHAYHRATNADYRGSGFDRGHLAAAANHRWSQKAMDDTFYLSNVAPQVPHLNQNAWNNLEKYSRSLTRTYQNVYVCTGPLFLPRTEADGKSYVKYQVIGKNHVAVPTHFFKVLILEAAGGQIELRSYVMPNAPVDEAIPLERFLVPIESIERASGLLFVPNILARAGSLKAITAGSK; encoded by the exons ATGCAGTTTCTTCGGGCTGGCTTGACTCTGGCCCTGGGCGCAGGGTTGGGTGCAGCTGCCGAGGGCTGGCGGCGGCAGTGGGCAGACGCGCGAGCGACGCCGGGGCTGCTGAGCCGGCTGCCGGTGCTGccagtggcggcggcggcgggtcTTCCCGCGGTGCCCGGGGCTCCCGCGGGTGGCGGTCCGGGCGAGTTGGCCAAGTACGGGCTGCCCGGGGTGGCGCAGCTCAAGAGCCGCGCATCGTACGTGCTGTGTTACGACCCGCGCACCCGCGGTGCGCTCTGGGTGGTCGAGCAGCTGCGGCCCGAGGGGCTCCGCGGCGACGGCGACCGCCACTCCTGCGACTTCCACGAGGACGACTCGGTGCACGCGTACCACCGCGCCACCAACGCCGACTACCGCGGCAGCGGCTTCGATCGCGGCCACCTCGCCGCCGCCGCCAACCACCGCTGGAGCCAGAAGGCAATGGACGACACCTTCTACCTCAGCAACGTCGCTCCCCAG GTGCCCCACCTCAACCAGAACGCCTGGAACAACCTGGAAAAGTACAGCCGCAGCCTGACCCGCACCTACCAAAATGTCTACGTCTGCACGGGGCCACTCTTCCTGCCCAG GACAGAGGCTGATGGGAAGTCCTACGTGAAGTACCAAGTCATTGGCAAGAACCATGTGGCGGTGCCCACCCACTTCTTCAAGGTTCTGATCCTGGAGGCGGCAGGCGGGCAGATAGAACTCCGCTCCTATGTGATGCCCAATGCACCGGTGGATGAGGCGATCCCGCTGGAGCGCTTCCTGGTGCCCATCGAGAGCATTGAGCGGGCCTCAGGACTGCTCTTCGTGCCAAACATCCTGGCACGGGCGGGCAGCTTGAAGGCCATCACTGCGGGCAGCAAGTAA